In Staphylococcus lloydii, the following proteins share a genomic window:
- a CDS encoding heavy metal translocating P-type ATPase has translation MKNNGEELKHQNHMNHSNQMHHDNHESHNQHSGHAHHHGNFKAKFFVSLIFAIPIIFLSPMMGVKLPFQFTFPGSEWVVLILGTILFFYGGKPFLSGGKDEIAAKKPGMMTLVALGISVAYIYSLYAFYMNNFSSATGHTMDFFWELATLILIMLLGHWIEMNAVGNAGDALKKMAELLPNSAIKVMDNGQREEVKISEIMTDDVVEVKAGESIPTDGIIVQGQTSIDESLVTGESKKVQKNQNDNVIGGSINGSGTIQVKVTAVGEDGYLSQVMRLVNQAQNDKSSAELLSDKVAGYLFYFAVSVGVISFIVWMLIQKDVDFALERLVTVLVIACPHALGLAIPLVTARSTSIAAHNGLIIKNRESVEMAQHIDYVMMDKTGTLTEGNFSVNHYESFKEGLSNDTIISLFASLESQSNHPLAISIVDFAKSKNVSSANPQNVNNIPGVGLEGLIDNKTYKITNVSYLDKHELNYDNDLFIKLAQQGNSISYLIDEQQVIGMIAQGDQIKESSKQMVADLLSRNITPVMLTGDNNEVAHAVAKELGISDVHAQLMPEDKESIIKDYQSDGNKVMMVGDGINDAPSLIRADIGIAIGAGTDVAVDSGDIILVKSNPSDIIHFLILSNNTMRKMVQNLWWGAGYNIVAVPLAAGILAFIGLILSPAIGAILMSLSTVIVAINAFTLKLK, from the coding sequence TTGAAGAATAATGGTGAAGAGCTTAAGCATCAAAATCACATGAATCATTCCAATCAAATGCATCATGATAACCATGAATCACATAATCAACATAGTGGCCATGCACATCATCATGGGAATTTTAAAGCTAAGTTTTTTGTTTCATTAATTTTTGCAATACCTATCATTTTTTTATCGCCAATGATGGGCGTTAAATTACCTTTTCAATTCACATTTCCAGGTTCTGAATGGGTAGTGTTAATATTAGGTACAATTTTATTCTTTTATGGTGGTAAACCGTTCTTGTCTGGTGGTAAAGATGAAATTGCTGCAAAAAAACCAGGCATGATGACCTTAGTTGCCCTAGGCATTTCGGTAGCTTATATTTATAGCTTGTATGCTTTTTATATGAATAACTTTAGTAGTGCAACTGGTCATACAATGGACTTTTTTTGGGAATTAGCTACCTTAATTTTAATTATGTTATTAGGACATTGGATAGAAATGAATGCTGTCGGAAATGCTGGAGATGCCTTAAAGAAAATGGCAGAACTTTTACCTAATAGTGCTATTAAAGTTATGGACAATGGTCAACGCGAAGAAGTTAAAATATCAGAGATCATGACTGATGATGTCGTCGAAGTAAAAGCCGGAGAAAGCATTCCAACAGATGGTATTATTGTTCAAGGACAAACATCCATAGATGAATCCCTAGTCACTGGAGAATCAAAAAAAGTACAAAAAAATCAAAATGACAACGTTATTGGGGGTTCTATTAATGGATCTGGAACAATACAAGTCAAGGTTACAGCTGTTGGAGAAGATGGATATCTTTCTCAAGTTATGAGACTTGTTAATCAAGCACAAAATGATAAATCTAGTGCTGAATTGTTATCTGATAAAGTGGCGGGTTATTTATTCTACTTTGCTGTAAGTGTCGGCGTAATTTCGTTTATCGTCTGGATGCTCATTCAAAAAGATGTTGATTTTGCACTCGAACGTCTCGTAACTGTATTAGTCATTGCTTGTCCACATGCTTTAGGCCTGGCAATACCTTTAGTTACTGCACGTTCTACTTCTATAGCTGCCCACAATGGTTTAATTATTAAAAATAGAGAGTCTGTAGAAATGGCTCAACATATCGATTATGTAATGATGGACAAAACCGGTACTTTAACTGAGGGTAACTTTTCTGTGAATCATTATGAAAGTTTTAAAGAAGGATTAAGCAACGATACTATAATAAGCCTTTTCGCCTCATTAGAAAGTCAGTCTAACCATCCATTAGCTATAAGTATTGTTGATTTTGCAAAAAGTAAAAATGTTTCATCTGCTAATCCACAAAATGTCAATAACATTCCAGGTGTCGGATTAGAAGGTCTAATTGATAATAAAACATATAAAATAACAAATGTTTCTTATCTTGATAAACATGAGCTTAATTATGACAATGACTTATTTATAAAATTAGCACAACAAGGCAATTCAATCAGCTATTTAATTGATGAACAACAAGTCATTGGCATGATTGCTCAAGGAGATCAAATTAAAGAAAGCTCAAAACAAATGGTAGCTGATTTACTATCAAGAAATATTACACCAGTCATGCTTACAGGTGACAATAATGAAGTGGCACACGCTGTCGCAAAAGAATTAGGTATTAGTGATGTCCACGCACAACTCATGCCAGAAGATAAGGAAAGCATTATAAAAGATTATCAAAGTGACGGTAATAAAGTCATGATGGTCGGAGACGGTATCAACGATGCGCCGAGTCTTATAAGAGCCGATATTGGTATAGCAATTGGTGCAGGCACAGATGTTGCAGTGGATTCAGGTGATATCATACTTGTTAAAAGTAATCCATCAGATATTATTCATTTCTTGATCCTTTCAAATAATACTATGAGAAAAATGGTGCAAAACTTGTGGTGGGGTGCAGGTTATAATATTGTTGCTGTACCTTTAGCAGCTGGTATTTTAGCATTTATCGGCTTGATTTTATCACCTGCAATAGGTGCTATTTTAATGTCACTAAGTACGGTTATTGTTGCAATTAATGCCTTTACATTAAAATTAAAATAA